A genomic region of Denticeps clupeoides chromosome 9, fDenClu1.1, whole genome shotgun sequence contains the following coding sequences:
- the agr1 gene encoding anterior gradient 1 yields the protein MLHWSHYIFILLVLFDVSSSQRKSQKKSLSRGWGDGIVWVPSYMEGLEKMKESNKPLMVIHHLDNCPFSQELKKAFVEYKDIQEMAKADFIMFNTLNETTDKNLAPDGYYVPRILFIDPSMTVRADIVSRYSNRLYAYEPNDMELLLSNMKKAKLLLHNEL from the exons ATGCTCCACTGGTCCCATTATATCTTCATTCTTCTGGTCTTGTTTGATGTTTCCTCCTCGCAACGGAAATCACAGAAAAAGTCCCTTTCAAGAG GATGGGGTGATGGAATCGTCTGGGTCCCGAGCTATATGGAAGGCCTGGAGAAAATGAAGGAAAG CAACAAGCCTTTGATGGTAATTCATCACTTGGACAATTGTCCATTCAGTCAAG aactaaaaaaagcatttgtcgAATACAAAGACATTCAAGAAATGGCCAAAGCCGATTTCATTATGTTCAACACTCTG AATGAGACCACGGATAAAAACCTTGCTCCAGATGGTTACTATGTTCCCAGGATCCTCTTCATTG ATCCATCCATGACTGTACGGGCTGATATTGTCAGCAGATACTCCAACCGCCTTTATGCTTATGAGCCCAATGACATGGAGCTAC TGCTGTCAAACATGAAGAAAGCCAAGCTGCTGCTTCACAATGAGCTTTAA